One Bacillus amyloliquefaciens DSM 7 = ATCC 23350 DNA window includes the following coding sequences:
- the spoIID gene encoding stage II sporulation protein D, translated as MKPIVFLLSGLCVLILLVPTILVLPFQAEKGAAVNREPGHKTAHTIRETKGAEPTLKESPVSVPVYRTSNHSVENIPLEEYVIGVVASEMPVEFKPEALKAQALAARTFIVRLMVANSAVQAPKGSLVDDTQMFQVYQSKSQLKKEWGSDYAQNLKKITNAVAGTQGKILTYENKPIEASFFSTSNGYTENAEAYWTSAIPYLKSVKSPWDKKSPKYLATRTFSVPEFQQKLGVQLAGQDTVGQITARTPGHQVATAVINGKKLKGRDIREKLGLRSADFEWKRNGGSITITTKGFGHGVGMSQYGANYMAEQGKSVTDIVKHYYQGVDISEADSFLSKYMAKK; from the coding sequence ATGAAACCCATTGTATTTCTACTATCCGGGCTGTGTGTACTTATTCTTCTTGTTCCCACCATTCTCGTCCTTCCGTTTCAGGCCGAAAAAGGAGCAGCCGTAAACAGGGAGCCCGGACACAAAACAGCACACACCATACGAGAAACAAAAGGAGCAGAACCAACATTGAAAGAATCACCTGTATCCGTTCCGGTTTATCGGACATCCAATCATTCTGTAGAAAACATCCCGCTTGAAGAGTACGTGATCGGTGTCGTGGCTTCCGAAATGCCCGTAGAATTTAAACCGGAGGCCTTAAAAGCCCAAGCGCTCGCTGCCCGTACATTCATCGTCAGACTGATGGTTGCAAACTCAGCCGTCCAGGCCCCGAAAGGATCACTGGTGGATGACACGCAAATGTTCCAAGTCTATCAAAGCAAAAGCCAGCTGAAAAAAGAATGGGGTTCTGATTACGCGCAAAACCTCAAGAAAATCACAAACGCGGTGGCCGGTACGCAAGGAAAGATTTTAACGTATGAAAACAAGCCGATTGAGGCATCTTTTTTCTCTACAAGCAATGGGTATACGGAAAATGCGGAAGCCTATTGGACAAGCGCCATTCCTTATTTAAAGAGCGTGAAAAGCCCATGGGATAAAAAATCGCCAAAATATCTCGCCACCCGGACTTTCAGTGTGCCGGAGTTTCAGCAGAAGCTCGGTGTGCAGCTCGCAGGACAAGACACTGTAGGGCAGATTACGGCCAGAACGCCGGGACATCAAGTGGCGACGGCCGTCATAAACGGCAAGAAGCTGAAGGGACGAGACATTCGGGAAAAACTCGGACTCCGTTCTGCCGACTTCGAATGGAAACGAAACGGCGGCAGCATCACCATTACGACGAAAGGATTCGGTCACGGTGTCGGCATGAGCCAGTACGGTGCCAATTATATGGCGGAGCAGGGAAAATCCGTGACGGACATCGTCAAGCATTATTATCAGGGAGTGGATATTTCCGAGGCAGATTCATTTTTAAGCAAATATATGGCGAAAAAGTAG
- a CDS encoding DUF1146 family protein — MNVLGQQAAISILIHLVCIAVTWWALQAVNFDPLIRKGKIVQARLLIILLTIAIGTAVANFFLDYLTYSKQLPYLF, encoded by the coding sequence GTGAATGTATTGGGGCAGCAGGCCGCAATCAGCATCCTGATTCACTTGGTATGCATTGCGGTGACATGGTGGGCGCTTCAGGCCGTCAACTTTGATCCGCTGATCCGAAAAGGAAAAATAGTGCAGGCACGGCTGCTGATTATTCTTCTTACCATTGCGATCGGAACGGCAGTCGCCAACTTCTTTTTAGATTATCTTACCTATTCGAAGCAGCTTCCATACTTGTTTTAA
- the atpF gene encoding F0F1 ATP synthase subunit B, translated as MSQLPLELGLSFNGGDILFQLLAMLVLLALLKKFALGPLLNIMKQREDHIAGEITSAEERNKEAQKLIEEQRVLLKEAKQESQSLIENAKKLGEKQKEDIIQAARAESERLKEAARTEIVKEKEQAVSALREQVASLSVLIASKVIEKELDEQAQEKLIQDYLKEVGESR; from the coding sequence ATGTCTCAATTACCTCTTGAATTAGGACTTTCGTTTAACGGCGGAGATATCCTATTCCAATTGTTAGCTATGTTAGTTTTATTAGCGCTTCTCAAGAAATTCGCTCTTGGACCGCTATTAAATATAATGAAACAGCGTGAAGATCATATCGCCGGCGAAATTACGTCCGCTGAAGAAAGAAATAAAGAAGCGCAGAAGCTGATTGAAGAGCAGCGCGTTCTTTTAAAAGAAGCGAAACAGGAATCACAATCACTCATTGAAAATGCGAAAAAGCTGGGTGAAAAGCAGAAGGAAGACATTATCCAGGCTGCGCGCGCCGAGTCTGAAAGATTAAAAGAAGCGGCGAGAACCGAAATTGTCAAAGAAAAAGAACAAGCGGTTTCCGCACTTCGCGAGCAAGTCGCATCACTTTCTGTCTTAATCGCATCGAAAGTGATTGAAAAAGAGCTTGATGAACAAGCCCAGGAAAAACTGATTCAGGACTATCTTAAAGAGGTAGGAGAAAGCCGATGA
- a CDS encoding F0F1 ATP synthase subunit epsilon, which yields MKTVKVNIVTPDGPVYDADIEMVSVRAESGDLGILPGHIPTVAPLKIGAVRLKKDGQTDLAAVSGGFLEVRPDQVTILAQAAETADSIDKERALAAKKRAEDRLNKRSDDTDIRRAELALQRAVNRLDVAGN from the coding sequence ATGAAGACCGTTAAAGTCAATATCGTTACTCCCGACGGCCCAGTATATGATGCTGATATTGAAATGGTGAGTGTAAGAGCCGAGAGCGGTGATCTCGGTATCTTGCCGGGCCATATTCCGACCGTGGCTCCGCTTAAAATCGGCGCTGTCCGCCTTAAAAAAGACGGACAGACCGATTTGGCGGCTGTCAGCGGCGGATTTTTAGAAGTCCGTCCTGATCAGGTCACTATCCTTGCACAAGCCGCTGAAACAGCGGACAGCATTGATAAAGAGCGCGCCCTTGCTGCGAAAAAGCGGGCGGAAGACCGTTTAAACAAACGATCAGATGATACTGACATTCGTCGGGCTGAGCTTGCGTTACAGCGGGCTGTAAACAGATTGGATGTTGCAGGAAACTAA
- the atpD gene encoding F0F1 ATP synthase subunit beta, protein MKKGRVSQVLGPVVDVRFEDGHLPAIYNAIKVSQPASGENEVSIDLTLEVALHLGDDTVRTIAMASTDGIQRGMEAVDTGAPISVPVGDVTLGRVFNVLGDKIDLNEPLPADAQKDPIHRSAPSFDQLSTEVEILETGIKVVDLLAPYIKGGKIGLFGGAGVGKTVLIQELINNIAQEHGGISVFAGVGERTREGNDLFYEMSDSGVIKKTAMVFGQMNEPPGARMRVALTGLTMAEHFRDKQGQDVLFFIDNIFRFTQAGSEVSALLGRMPSAVGYQPTLATEMGQLQERITSTNVGSVTSIQAIYVPADDYTDPAPATTFAHLDATTNLERKLTEMGIYPAVDPLASTSRALAPEIVGEEHYAVAREVQSTLQRYKELQDIIAILGMDELGEEDKLVVHRARRIQFFLSQNFHVAEQFTGQKGSYVPVKETVRGFKEILSGKYDHLPEDAFRLVGRIEEVIENAKEMGVEV, encoded by the coding sequence ATGAAGAAAGGACGCGTAAGTCAGGTGCTTGGACCGGTTGTCGACGTACGTTTCGAGGACGGCCACTTGCCTGCGATTTATAATGCGATTAAAGTTTCACAGCCAGCTTCAGGCGAAAATGAAGTAAGCATCGATCTAACGCTAGAGGTTGCTCTTCATTTAGGCGATGATACAGTCCGTACAATTGCCATGGCATCTACGGACGGAATTCAGCGCGGAATGGAAGCCGTTGATACAGGTGCTCCGATTTCCGTTCCTGTCGGTGATGTTACTCTCGGCCGCGTATTTAACGTACTGGGAGATAAAATTGATTTAAATGAACCGCTGCCTGCGGATGCTCAAAAGGACCCGATCCACAGATCAGCTCCTTCATTCGATCAGCTTTCAACTGAGGTTGAAATACTTGAAACGGGAATTAAAGTTGTTGACCTGCTTGCTCCTTACATCAAGGGCGGTAAAATCGGATTGTTCGGCGGTGCCGGCGTAGGTAAAACCGTATTAATCCAGGAATTAATCAACAACATCGCGCAAGAGCACGGCGGTATTTCCGTATTCGCCGGTGTAGGAGAGCGTACTCGTGAAGGGAACGACCTTTTCTACGAAATGAGCGATTCAGGCGTTATCAAGAAAACAGCCATGGTCTTCGGACAAATGAACGAGCCGCCGGGCGCACGTATGCGTGTAGCACTGACGGGTCTTACAATGGCTGAGCATTTCCGTGATAAACAAGGACAGGACGTACTGTTCTTTATCGATAACATTTTCCGTTTCACACAAGCGGGTTCAGAGGTTTCCGCGCTTCTCGGCCGTATGCCTTCTGCGGTTGGTTATCAGCCGACGCTTGCGACAGAAATGGGTCAGCTTCAAGAGCGTATTACGTCTACAAACGTTGGTTCAGTTACATCTATCCAGGCAATCTACGTGCCTGCCGATGACTACACTGACCCGGCTCCGGCGACAACATTCGCTCACTTGGATGCAACGACTAACCTTGAGCGTAAATTAACTGAAATGGGTATCTACCCTGCGGTTGATCCGCTGGCTTCCACTTCCCGCGCGCTTGCTCCGGAAATTGTCGGAGAAGAGCATTATGCGGTGGCGCGTGAAGTCCAGTCAACGCTTCAGCGTTACAAAGAACTTCAGGATATTATTGCGATTCTCGGTATGGACGAATTGGGCGAAGAAGATAAGCTTGTCGTTCACCGCGCACGCCGTATCCAGTTCTTCCTTTCTCAAAACTTCCACGTAGCTGAGCAGTTTACGGGACAAAAGGGTTCTTACGTGCCTGTTAAAGAAACGGTAAGAGGCTTTAAAGAAATCCTTTCCGGTAAATATGACCATCTTCCGGAAGATGCATTCCGTCTTGTGGGACGCATTGAAGAAGTTATTGAGAATGCAAAAGAGATGGGTGTAGAAGTTTAA
- a CDS encoding F0F1 ATP synthase subunit delta, whose protein sequence is MSGSAVSKRYASALFDIAVETSQINEIEEELTVLKEVFRNEAGLQEVLSHPKVSAAKKKELIQQSFGALSESVLHTIFLLIDRRRSSIVPDLTDEFIKLANQARQTEDAVVYSVKPLSEAEMLSLSQVFAKKAGIASLRIRNEVQTDLIGGIKVRIGNRIYDGSVSGKLERMERQLAGGNR, encoded by the coding sequence ATGAGTGGATCTGCTGTCTCTAAACGATACGCGTCAGCGCTTTTCGACATTGCCGTTGAGACTTCTCAAATCAATGAAATCGAAGAAGAGCTTACCGTACTAAAAGAAGTTTTCCGAAACGAAGCCGGATTACAGGAAGTGTTAAGCCATCCGAAGGTATCGGCTGCTAAGAAAAAAGAGCTGATTCAGCAATCATTCGGCGCACTGTCTGAGTCTGTGCTGCATACGATTTTTCTTCTGATTGACCGCCGCCGGTCTTCGATTGTGCCTGATCTCACAGACGAGTTTATTAAACTTGCAAACCAGGCCCGTCAGACAGAGGATGCGGTTGTTTATTCAGTAAAACCGCTGTCAGAGGCGGAAATGTTATCATTATCTCAAGTATTTGCAAAAAAAGCCGGAATCGCTTCGCTCAGAATCAGAAATGAAGTGCAGACGGATTTAATAGGCGGCATTAAAGTCCGCATTGGAAACCGGATTTATGACGGAAGCGTGAGCGGAAAGCTTGAGCGCATGGAACGTCAACTTGCCGGAGGAAATCGATAG
- a CDS encoding VWA domain-containing protein → MKKTFSLILMFGLLLTAASPAFAAENANENSFFKPKNNTAILLDASGSMAKRIDGVSKYNMAKDEIVRFADQIKSKSQVRMTVFGSEGNNKNSGKVQSCESIRGVYGFQRFDKQSFLNSLNGIGPTGWTPIAKALEDAKASFNGVHKLGSKSVYLLTDGEETCGGDPIKTAKELRKQHIKVNVIGFDFNEGFNGQLHAIAGAGGGKYYEAHSQKDMNRIFKLEASSLGE, encoded by the coding sequence ATGAAAAAAACATTTTCACTCATACTCATGTTCGGTTTGCTGCTGACTGCTGCATCTCCTGCTTTTGCTGCTGAGAATGCAAACGAGAATTCTTTCTTTAAACCTAAAAACAATACCGCCATTTTGCTTGATGCGAGCGGCAGTATGGCGAAACGGATAGACGGTGTTTCTAAATACAACATGGCAAAAGATGAAATTGTCCGTTTTGCGGATCAAATTAAATCTAAATCACAGGTCAGAATGACGGTTTTCGGTTCTGAAGGCAATAATAAAAACTCCGGAAAAGTTCAGTCTTGTGAATCTATTCGCGGTGTATACGGATTCCAAAGGTTTGACAAACAAAGCTTCCTTAATTCTCTGAACGGAATCGGGCCTACTGGCTGGACACCGATTGCAAAGGCATTAGAGGATGCGAAGGCTTCCTTTAACGGCGTGCACAAACTCGGCAGTAAATCCGTTTACCTGTTAACGGACGGCGAGGAGACATGCGGAGGAGATCCTATTAAGACAGCGAAAGAGCTTCGCAAACAGCATATTAAAGTCAATGTAATCGGCTTTGACTTTAATGAAGGCTTCAACGGTCAGCTTCACGCGATTGCCGGAGCGGGCGGAGGAAAATATTACGAAGCTCACAGTCAAAAGGATATGAACCGTATCTTTAAATTAGAAGCGAGTTCATTAGGGGAATAA
- a CDS encoding YwmB family TATA-box binding protein, translated as MKKKRAGRIILFFVFLSALIAVFHSIHASELSPLAQIAEGMERQDVTVDEWTLHAKENLNLSLSEFDDKVKELKAQNPQYHWETAEEDKIVKAVGTYSDKKNHTTFKLQLVTTLKNQNPTSYLLYEQMSPEQPENWNDTYEQFERQAHDIFQNKVFIFTCLKGHLNDNMSIVLQKKAEQLMKEFEASPVEHVVEPHFVSVSAFTYKWTDYIMTSKHKMNVQIALRSAGMGEKHTVTVGTPIVTTEY; from the coding sequence ATGAAGAAAAAAAGAGCAGGCCGTATCATCTTGTTTTTTGTTTTTTTAAGCGCCTTAATTGCGGTATTTCATTCCATTCATGCGAGTGAGCTGTCTCCGCTTGCCCAGATTGCCGAAGGAATGGAGCGGCAGGATGTCACTGTTGATGAGTGGACGCTTCATGCGAAAGAAAATCTGAACCTGTCACTGAGTGAATTTGATGACAAGGTGAAAGAACTGAAGGCGCAAAATCCGCAGTATCATTGGGAAACCGCCGAGGAAGATAAAATCGTAAAGGCCGTCGGCACATATTCTGACAAAAAAAATCACACAACTTTTAAACTGCAGCTCGTCACTACCCTCAAAAACCAGAACCCAACTTCGTATTTATTATATGAGCAAATGAGCCCGGAGCAACCGGAAAACTGGAATGATACATATGAACAGTTTGAACGGCAGGCACATGACATATTTCAAAATAAAGTATTTATTTTTACTTGTCTAAAGGGTCATTTAAATGATAATATGAGTATTGTTTTGCAAAAAAAAGCAGAACAGCTCATGAAAGAATTTGAAGCAAGTCCAGTTGAACATGTAGTTGAGCCTCATTTCGTTTCTGTTTCTGCATTTACATATAAGTGGACAGATTACATCATGACATCGAAACATAAGATGAATGTGCAAATTGCGCTTAGAAGTGCGGGAATGGGCGAAAAACATACCGTTACGGTTGGCACACCAATCGTGACAACTGAATATTAA
- the atpG gene encoding ATP synthase F1 subunit gamma, producing MASLRDIKSRITSTKKTSQITKAMQMVSAAKLNRAETNAKSFAPYMDKIQEVVFNVGKGAKNAKHPMLVSREVKKTAYLVITSDRGLAGAFNSSVLRNAYRTIQERHQSKDEYTVIAIGRVGRDFFKKREMPILSELVGLGDEVTFAQIKDLTRQTVQMFIDGAFDELHLVYNHFVSAISQEVTEKKVLPLTDFGTSGGKRTASYEFEPDEEEVLEVLLPQYAESLIYGALLDSKASEHAARMTAMKNATDNAKELIDSLSLSYNRARQAAITQEITEIVGGAAALE from the coding sequence TTGGCCTCATTACGCGATATTAAGTCAAGGATCACGTCAACGAAAAAAACAAGCCAGATCACAAAAGCCATGCAGATGGTATCCGCTGCGAAGCTGAACCGTGCGGAAACCAACGCGAAGTCATTTGCTCCGTATATGGATAAGATCCAGGAGGTTGTGTTTAACGTCGGAAAAGGCGCGAAAAACGCGAAACACCCGATGCTTGTCTCAAGAGAAGTGAAAAAGACGGCGTATCTCGTCATTACGTCTGACCGCGGGCTTGCGGGTGCGTTTAACAGTTCGGTTCTGCGAAACGCTTACCGCACCATTCAAGAACGCCATCAGTCTAAAGATGAATACACGGTGATTGCAATCGGCAGAGTCGGCCGCGATTTCTTCAAAAAACGGGAAATGCCGATTTTGTCTGAGTTAGTGGGGCTTGGCGACGAGGTCACTTTTGCTCAGATTAAAGATTTGACCCGTCAGACGGTTCAAATGTTTATCGACGGCGCTTTTGATGAATTGCATTTGGTGTATAACCATTTCGTCAGTGCGATTTCACAGGAAGTGACGGAGAAAAAAGTGCTGCCTTTAACGGATTTCGGAACGAGCGGCGGGAAGCGCACGGCTTCTTACGAGTTCGAACCGGATGAAGAAGAGGTGCTCGAAGTGCTGCTTCCTCAATATGCGGAAAGCTTAATTTACGGTGCGCTTCTTGACAGTAAAGCAAGTGAACACGCTGCGAGAATGACAGCAATGAAAAATGCGACTGATAATGCGAAAGAACTCATTGATTCACTTTCGCTTTCATATAACCGCGCGCGTCAAGCGGCGATTACACAAGAAATTACCGAAATTGTCGGCGGTGCAGCCGCTTTAGAATAG
- a CDS encoding VWA domain-containing protein: MKKMFTAGIVGLLTLSLGSPVFAAEKKHEETNVAVLFDASGSMIQKTGGERKIDVAKDSVTSFAKVLPEDTNLMLRVFGHKGNNKNSGKAVSCNATETLYGLQPYAVTPFEQSLSQIKPTGWTPIAKALSDTREEFERAGAKGKNVVYLITDGEETCGGNPQAEIQKLRKANVNTIVNIIGFNFGMKGSESLEKAAEAGGGTYVSADSAAEFKQAWEDAAKDLAKE; the protein is encoded by the coding sequence ATGAAAAAAATGTTTACTGCGGGGATTGTCGGACTTTTGACGCTTTCACTCGGATCACCTGTTTTTGCGGCTGAGAAAAAGCACGAGGAAACAAACGTCGCTGTGCTGTTTGATGCAAGCGGTAGCATGATACAAAAAACAGGGGGAGAGCGTAAAATAGATGTCGCGAAAGATTCTGTCACCTCTTTTGCGAAAGTTCTTCCTGAAGACACTAATCTGATGCTCCGGGTATTCGGTCATAAGGGCAATAATAAAAACTCCGGTAAAGCCGTATCGTGTAATGCGACAGAAACGTTATACGGCCTTCAGCCGTACGCCGTGACTCCGTTTGAGCAATCGCTCAGCCAGATTAAACCGACCGGCTGGACACCGATTGCAAAAGCGCTTTCTGATACACGTGAAGAATTTGAGCGGGCCGGCGCTAAAGGGAAAAACGTCGTATATCTGATTACAGACGGTGAAGAAACATGCGGCGGTAATCCTCAGGCTGAAATTCAAAAGCTCCGTAAAGCGAACGTCAACACGATCGTCAATATCATCGGTTTCAACTTCGGCATGAAAGGAAGCGAAAGCCTTGAAAAAGCGGCGGAAGCAGGGGGCGGCACATATGTCTCAGCTGACAGCGCGGCCGAGTTCAAACAGGCTTGGGAAGACGCTGCAAAGGATTTAGCAAAAGAATAG
- the atpA gene encoding F0F1 ATP synthase subunit alpha produces MSIKAEEISTLIKQQIQNYQSEIEVHDVGTVIQVGDGIARVHGLDNCMAGELVEFSNGVLGMAQNLEESNVGIVILGPYRDIREGDEVKRTGRIMEVPVGEELIGRIVNPLGQPVDGLGPILTSKTRPIESQAPGVMDRKSVHEPLQTGIKAIDALIPIGRGQRELIIGDRQTGKTSVAIDTILNQKDQDMICVYVAIGQKESTVRGVVETLRKHGALDYTIVVTASASQPAPLLYLAPYAGVTMGEEFMYNGKHVLVVYDDLSKQAAAYRELSLLLRRPPGREAFPGDVFYLHSRLLERAAKLSDAKGAGSITALPFVETQAGDISAYIPTNVISITDGQIFLQSDLFFSGVRPAINAGLSVSRVGGSAQIKAMKKVAGTLRLDLASYRELEAFAQFGSDLDQATQAKLNRGARTVEVLKQDLNKPLPVEKQVAILYALTKGYLDDIPVADIRRFEEEYYMYLDQNHKDLLDGIAKTGNLPADEDFKAAIEGFKRTFAPSN; encoded by the coding sequence GTGAGCATCAAAGCTGAAGAGATTAGCACGCTGATAAAGCAGCAAATTCAAAATTACCAATCTGAAATTGAAGTTCATGACGTAGGTACAGTCATCCAAGTCGGAGACGGTATTGCGCGTGTGCACGGCCTTGACAATTGTATGGCCGGTGAACTTGTTGAGTTTTCAAACGGCGTTTTGGGTATGGCTCAAAACCTTGAAGAATCCAATGTAGGTATCGTTATCTTAGGACCTTACAGAGATATCCGTGAAGGCGATGAGGTCAAAAGAACGGGCCGCATCATGGAAGTGCCTGTAGGCGAAGAATTAATCGGACGTATCGTCAACCCGCTCGGACAGCCGGTAGACGGACTGGGTCCGATCCTGACAAGCAAAACCCGTCCGATTGAAAGCCAGGCTCCAGGCGTAATGGACCGTAAATCGGTACATGAGCCGCTGCAAACGGGTATTAAAGCGATCGACGCGTTAATTCCGATCGGCCGCGGACAGCGTGAGCTGATTATCGGGGACCGCCAGACAGGTAAAACATCTGTTGCGATTGATACAATCTTAAACCAAAAAGACCAAGACATGATCTGTGTGTACGTAGCGATCGGTCAAAAAGAATCTACAGTACGCGGCGTAGTGGAAACACTTCGTAAGCACGGCGCGCTTGATTACACGATTGTCGTGACGGCGTCCGCTTCACAGCCGGCTCCGCTTCTTTACCTTGCACCGTATGCAGGGGTGACAATGGGTGAAGAATTCATGTACAACGGCAAGCACGTTCTCGTCGTATATGATGATTTATCCAAACAAGCGGCCGCTTACCGTGAGCTGTCATTGCTTCTTCGCCGTCCTCCGGGCCGTGAAGCATTCCCAGGGGATGTATTCTATCTTCACTCCCGTCTGCTTGAGCGCGCAGCCAAGCTGAGTGACGCAAAAGGCGCAGGATCAATTACGGCGCTGCCGTTCGTCGAAACACAAGCCGGAGATATCTCCGCTTATATCCCGACAAACGTCATTTCCATTACTGACGGACAGATTTTCCTTCAATCCGACCTATTCTTCTCAGGCGTACGTCCTGCGATCAATGCCGGATTATCCGTATCCCGTGTCGGCGGATCAGCCCAAATCAAAGCGATGAAAAAGGTAGCGGGAACATTGCGTCTTGACCTTGCTTCATACCGTGAACTTGAAGCATTCGCCCAATTCGGATCTGATCTTGACCAGGCGACTCAGGCGAAACTGAACCGCGGTGCGCGTACAGTTGAAGTGCTGAAGCAAGACTTGAATAAGCCGCTTCCGGTTGAAAAACAGGTAGCCATTCTTTATGCGCTGACAAAAGGATATCTTGATGATATTCCGGTTGCGGATATCAGACGTTTTGAAGAAGAGTACTACATGTACCTTGATCAAAACCATAAAGATCTGCTTGACGGCATTGCGAAAACAGGAAACCTTCCTGCTGATGAAGACTTCAAAGCTGCAATCGAAGGCTTCAAACGCACATTTGCACCAAGCAACTAA
- the atpE gene encoding F0F1 ATP synthase subunit C: MNLIAAAIAIGLGALGAGIGNGLIVSRTVEGIARQPEAGKELRTLMFMGIALVEALPIIAVVIAFLAFFG; this comes from the coding sequence ATGAATTTAATAGCAGCTGCGATTGCAATCGGTTTAGGTGCACTTGGTGCAGGTATTGGTAACGGTTTGATTGTTTCACGTACGGTAGAGGGAATTGCCCGTCAGCCGGAAGCAGGAAAAGAACTTAGAACTCTTATGTTCATGGGTATCGCATTAGTTGAGGCCCTTCCAATTATCGCTGTCGTTATCGCGTTCTTAGCGTTCTTTGGCTAA
- the murA gene encoding UDP-N-acetylglucosamine 1-carboxyvinyltransferase codes for MEKIIVRGGQKLNGTVKVEGAKNAVLPVIAASLLASEEKSVICDVPTLSDVYTINEVLRHLGADVHFENNEVTVNASYALETEAPFEYVRKMRASVLVMGPLLARTGHSRVALPGGCAIGSRPIDQHLKGFEAMGAKIKVGNGFIEAEVEGRLQGAKIYLDFPSVGATENLIMAAALAEGTTTLENVAKEPEIVDLANYINAMGGKIRGAGTGTIKIEGVEKLRGVRHNIIPDRIEAGTFMVAAAITEGNVLVKGAVPEHLTSLIAKMEEMGVKITDEGEGLRVIGPAQLKPIDIKTMPHPGFPTDMQSQMMALLLRASGTSMITETVFENRFMHAEEFRRMNGDIKIEGRSVIINGPVQLQGAEVAATDLRAGAALILAGLVAEGHTRVTELKHLDRGYVDFHKKLEALGADIERVVDETAAEQESKEAVTDLNA; via the coding sequence TTGGAAAAAATCATCGTCCGCGGCGGTCAGAAGTTAAACGGCACAGTGAAAGTTGAAGGAGCAAAAAATGCCGTTTTACCTGTTATCGCTGCATCTTTATTAGCAAGTGAAGAAAAAAGCGTAATATGTGATGTACCTACGCTCTCCGATGTATATACAATTAACGAAGTGTTGCGTCATTTAGGAGCAGATGTGCATTTTGAGAATAATGAAGTTACCGTAAACGCTTCTTACGCTTTAGAAACAGAAGCACCTTTTGAATATGTGCGTAAAATGCGCGCGTCAGTGCTTGTTATGGGCCCTCTGTTAGCCCGTACGGGTCATTCAAGAGTAGCGCTTCCTGGCGGCTGCGCAATCGGCTCAAGACCGATTGACCAGCATTTAAAAGGCTTTGAAGCAATGGGTGCAAAAATCAAAGTAGGCAACGGCTTTATTGAAGCAGAAGTAGAAGGCCGTCTGCAGGGCGCAAAAATCTATTTAGATTTCCCAAGTGTGGGTGCGACAGAAAACTTGATTATGGCAGCTGCATTAGCTGAAGGAACAACAACGCTTGAAAACGTGGCAAAAGAGCCTGAAATCGTTGACTTAGCGAACTATATCAATGCGATGGGCGGAAAAATCCGCGGAGCCGGCACAGGCACCATTAAAATTGAAGGTGTCGAGAAGCTTCGCGGCGTAAGACACAACATCATTCCTGACCGTATTGAAGCGGGTACTTTTATGGTGGCCGCGGCTATCACGGAAGGAAATGTATTAGTAAAAGGTGCGGTTCCTGAGCATCTTACGTCTTTAATTGCGAAGATGGAAGAAATGGGCGTCAAAATTACGGATGAAGGAGAAGGCCTTCGTGTCATCGGTCCTGCACAGCTGAAGCCGATCGACATCAAAACGATGCCTCACCCAGGATTCCCGACTGACATGCAGTCACAAATGATGGCGCTGCTTCTCCGTGCGAGCGGAACAAGCATGATTACTGAAACTGTGTTTGAAAACCGTTTTATGCATGCTGAAGAATTCCGCCGGATGAATGGCGACATTAAAATTGAAGGACGTTCTGTGATCATTAACGGTCCTGTACAGCTGCAAGGCGCAGAAGTTGCCGCTACGGACCTGCGTGCGGGCGCGGCGCTGATTCTTGCGGGATTAGTGGCTGAAGGTCATACACGCGTCACGGAACTGAAGCATTTGGATCGCGGTTATGTGGATTTCCATAAAAAACTTGAGGCTCTCGGCGCTGACATCGAGCGTGTTGTCGATGAAACGGCCGCTGAACAAGAAAGTAAAGAAGCCGTTACTGACTTAAACGCATAA